From Enterococcus mundtii:
ATCTCCGGCAATAGTTCCCAAAAATTCTCCTGACAGATCTGACTTACTAAGGTCTCCAATCGTTGGATCTGGGTGTTTAAATAGACCTTTAGGTCTTCACTTGCTCGTTTTTCTGCCTCTTCAAAGGTACTTTGAAAGCCCTCCAAATACGCTTCTTTTGTAAAAAATGTAGGCATTGTTTTTTCCTTCCTTCTTTTAAAATGTTTCATGATCGATCAGTGGATTCAACTGATGCTTGACTCTTGCCCAATCTTGCGCCGTAGGGATACTGCCCATAAGAACGCAATCCGTGTCAAGAGCGTAATCCAAAAGGTACGGTCGATAGTTCGTTACAATCAAATCAACGTGTGCATCATTTAAATGTTCCGGCGTCAATTCCTGAAGCGGCATAAACAACAGCTTATGATATTCCCCTAATAGTACACGTGCCTGCATTCGGATTGATTGAACCATTAAATAGTCACCTTCTAATAAAAATAAAATTTTTTTGATCGGTTGGTAATAGTGGAACAATAAGTTCATATATGCCGTAAAACTCACCACGATATCTTCAAAATATTGGGCAGAAAAACTGAGTACTCGGACATGTTTTAAGAGAAATTGTTTATGGGCCTCATAAATCTGTTTATCGCATTTCTTCACCATCCAATGGATTTCTTCTAGCTCTTTGTTCAACACCGGACTCACTGCTTCATTCATCAAACGCGAAATGAAAAAAGAGGTTATAAACTGTCCTAAAGTATCCGTATCCCATTGTTCAAAGAAAGGGTCAGAAAGGTAATCTGACACGATGAACTGAAGATCTTTCCAATGGCTGAATCGTTGGTTAAAAGTTTGTTCTTGGTCCACACGATGGATCGTCCGTTTGGAAATAATCGATAAATGGATCCAAGCGAATTCTTCTTTTGGTAGATAAATCTCATATTCCTGTTTGATCCTTTCTTGTAAAGAAAAAAGCAACTGAAAATCTTTTTCTTGATAAATGCTTACTTTTACCCATTCAGGTAAGGACACAAGATGATTTTGATGGACTCGGACCATTGCGATATAAAGCTGGTAATAAAAGGCTGAAATCGTTATTCCTGTACCCAATTCATACTTTCCCAATTTGCCAGACAGTTCGTTCAAGACCAACGTATGTAAGTCTTCTGGCGGACGGATTGTATACGGAGTTTGTTCACTGCTATAATAAAAATCAAAAAAGAACTTTCGGATATTGACTTCTTCCCCTAAAAAATTGACTGGGTTAAAAGCCAACGTTAACTCATACTCAGCTAATACCGGTCGGATTCTTAATAAAAACCTTCGTAAAGTACTCTCTGCATAACTGTGCTGGTGAGCCAAGTCAGCCACTGTAAAATCTTTTCCCCAAAAAACATTTCCCACGATTTCAAATAACACTTCGTTTTCCAACAGTTGTTCTTTTTTCTCTTGGTAGTCCCTACGATTTCGTTCTTCAAAATAATACCCACTATAATTCGAACGTAATTCGATGCTTGTGCCAAAATGGTTTTTGAATGCTTGAATATCTTTTATCAAGGTACGTTGTGAAATAGCCAGTCGTTCACTCAGCTCTCCAATCGTAAAACGCCGTTCTTGTTCCATCACACTTAACACCTGCATCCATCGCTTGACCTCTGCGCTTGTAATAAACGCCATCTGAAACTCACGCAATTTTTTTCCCCCTCACTTTTTCAAATATTTCCCTCTCATGCTCGTTCACTCATCTTGACTCAGAAAATGCAGAGAGCACTTCATCGATTTTCTCCTTGCTAGGTACATAGGAAAGTTCAATCGTTTCACGAGCGTTTCTAGCTTGTGGTTGATTCACGATTTGTACATGACGTACTAGTCCCAGTGGATTCATTTGTGCAGCTTCCACCACCTGTAGGCCAGATTTTTTTAAAATCGTTTCAACTTCCTGTTTGATCCATCGTGTCAAAGCACGTGGTCCTACTAGCTGATAGGAAACATAAATCGTCTGGCTATATTTTTTCTTCTCAGCTAAAAAACGTTTCATGAGTACTTCTAAAGGAGACGGTTTATCACTGTTTGCATACGGAACTTGTTCTGGTGCTTCAAGTGTAGGTAGCTGGAAAAAGGCCTCCATTAAAAAAAGGAGTGTTTCGAAAAAACCATAAGTCAGACCTTCGGTCTCATGCATCGGTAACTCATACTCACTCGCAGGTGAAAATGTGCGGGTAAATGCCTGTTGTGTCAAAGGGTTCAAAAATTGACTCTCATCTAACGAGAGAAGAAACAACGCAGCTTTTTCTGGTCCTGGCAGAAACACACTCACCTGTTGATCCAAAGCCTGGATTAGAGTTGTTTGGGCTTGTTTATGTGCCACTTGTTCTTGTAAGCAATGTCCTTGGTCGACTCGTTGCTTAGCTAGTTTCAGCCATTGATTAAACAAGGTTTGATCTAGGTGCCAAGGTCCGTCTTGAATCGCCACTTTCTCCTGATGTAGGTCCTGAATATGTTCTGAAAGAAACCTAGGATACAATGGTAAGGTGAAATAAAAATCATAAAGGAATTGGCGAATCCCCGCTTCTTCGCCCCATAATTGATTGGTTTTAGATTCAATTTTTATCCCATAGTAGGTCGTTAATAACGTTTGAAGCTGCCGTTTCATCCGTTGGAAGCTTGCACTCGACACATCAAGATACGCCATCCACTGTTGATTGTCTAAACACTTTCCCGCAGCCAACTGATCCACAAAGAGAAAAAGTTTCTCTTCATTTAGTAACGCTTGTTTCTTCTCATAATACTCTTTAGGGTTCAGAAAGGAAAAGTGATAGCCCTTCTCATCGCCGATCAAATGGATCCGCTCACCAAAATAGTCCTTGATCGCCTTTATATCCTCAATAATCGTCCGTCGCCCAAACCCAGTCTGTTTAGCTAAGGTTTGTGCGGTAACATGTTCCTCTTCTTCTAACGTCGCCAATAAGAGCAGCCAACGTTTAGTCTTATCTGCCATGACTAAATGATCAAATAAAATGTGCATATTTTTTTCTGTCCTTTCTATGAAGAAAAAGAAAAGAGCCGCAGCCCTTTTCTTTCTTGTGACTAATTATCGGGAACTACACTTAGTTCCCAGGTGAGTGTTGTTTCATAGGTGCTTGCTCTTGGATTCGCGGTTGGAGGGACTTCAAGTGCCACGCTTTCGCTTGCACTTTCACCGTCACCAAACCGATAGATCCAGGTACCTGCTCCTTGGCCATCGAGCGCGGTCAGAAGTTTAGTCTTTTCTCCTGGAATAAAGGTAACACCGTCTTGATTATACAACATTGGTTCGTCGCTTCCATGAACAGACTCCAATTGTTGGTTAGTTAAAGACAAACGCGCCCCTCTTAGTTCATTTTCCTGTAGATCCGTAAATTGATTGTTTTGCGTAACTGCTAATTGCCAGCCGTGACGTTCCTCTTCTGGCCGTCGATCACTGATCTGGATATAGTTTGGTCGCTCTTCAGCCTCATTGACGGTTCCATCCGGATTTAACAAGCGTTGCGGTTGCGCATAATACCGCTTCGTTCGCGTAGAGATTGCTTGTGAGCCAAAATTGAAGGCCGAAATAAAGTCAATACTTAGTTGCCCTTGATCTTCTGGCAATTCTGGTTTATTTTCAGGATCCACTTCTAATTCTGGATCCAAAGGGTCTACCGGTGAGAAAGGCCCTACATCCTCAATGATTAATGTCGTAGCCGGTTCAAAAGTTACATCGTGAAATGTTAAGTCAGCGGCTGGGTTGATATTTCCACGCGCGTTATTCGTCTCTGGCGGATTGATCACACCTGCGGCTTCTGCCGAGCCTTCCGCATCTCTTAGAAAGACCTGAATCTCATCGTCTTCTTTTAAAGTTAAGTCAGATAAATCCAGGATAAAGTTACCCTCGTTGTCTACCGTTACATCAGAAGTGTCAAAGATTTGTCCATTATGAGTTGCGGTTATTTCAACCTCTTTGTTTTCAACATATCCCTGAACATGTGTTGCTGTTTTTCCGATGGTATTCACAGGGAACTCCGCTGGTTTTGGTGGGATAATTGGAAAGACGACAACACTATCTATTTTGATATCGTCCGGCAAACTAGGAACTCCAACTTCACCAACACCGCGAAAAGCAGATAGAACGCTAATCCGATCTCCCTCATTTAAAAGTTCCGGTAATTTTACTTCAAATATTCCCTCTCTATCTGCTTCACCATAGATACTATCTACTTTAGTAACTGCTCTATGTGTTTCTTTTTCTCCAGTAAGTCGTTCAATTTCTATCTCTAGTTCTACCTCGCCTTCAAACGCTGATCTATAGTCACTCCCTTCCGGAATACTTACATGACCAAAAATAGACTTATCTGCATTGGTAGGAACTCTTAATTCATCTACAACAGCACGTGCGTTATTTGCACTAATTCTACTATATGCAGTCATTCCAGCCGGTCCAAAAGTACTTGTATTAAATGATTCCGGATCGCTAGTCTGTCTAATAGTATTAAAGTTGCTTCCCGTTAATTCAAAATCAATCATATTCCAATACTTTTCTGCTTCAAGATCAAAATTAGAACCATTAGTCCATGCTGCAAAATTAGAATTTTTCAAATCAAATATAGAGGATGCCGATACACTATATATATTGCCTCCGTTTGGACGTGTATTTTTAAAATCAAAAAAAAGTGGATTATCAATAGTTATATTACTAATTGAACCATTAAATATTGCACCTGATTCAGTGCTCGATCTTCCAATTGCTGTAAAACTAGTTCCTTCCCTAACATTGATTTCCATCGAACTGTTTCCACCAATAGCAGGTCCAAAATCAGAGACAATATTTACTTCTGTTCCCACGCCACTCAAATCAAAAACTCCACCATCATTAGCAAATTCTATACCTTGATTCGCCGAATTATTAGGTGATCCGTTTCCACCATTGTACATTTGTAATTTACTATTTCCTTTTACAAAGAATTGACCATCCGCACGAAATCTTACTGCCGGAGCAGCTCCTTCTTCAGCCTCAATAATAACAGTACTATTATTATCTATATCAAATCGAGAACCTCGGCTTGCAGCCCCATAAAATCTAACTGTTGCATCATTTCCATCAAGACGAGAAGAGTAAAGTTCCATTTTAGAGCCATTGTCTACCAAAATTCTTGAATTCGTAGCAGTATCATAAAGAAGCGCACTAGTTTGAGGGGCTTCTATTTTCAAAGATGCTCCATTGTTAACCTCAATAAGCGATTCATTTGAATCAAATCTAATAACCCCTCCGTTTCTACCCGAGCTTGTTGAAGTTGTATTAATAGAAACTGTAGTGTCTTCATCCGTAATTTGAACTACCGGTAATACGCCTGAAATTTGTGCTAACTTTGCTTGCAGGTCAATACTTACTTTACTTCCATTTCGAGCAAAAAATTTATTGACTCGGAAGACAGCATCATCACGCCCATTCATAGTCGACCTATAAGTATTTTCGCCACCTATATATCCTGACTTTGCATTCGGTGCATTAACTA
This genomic window contains:
- a CDS encoding DUF7006 family protein — translated: MPTFFTKEAYLEGFQSTFEEAEKRASEDLKVYLNTQIQRLETLVSQICQENFWELLPEILGIDAKMSLVADLIDFDHCSDVEILRIVESDYLIYFKELCGYKRSMDPKHSMIFNVV
- a CDS encoding helix-turn-helix domain-containing protein; amino-acid sequence: MREFQMAFITSAEVKRWMQVLSVMEQERRFTIGELSERLAISQRTLIKDIQAFKNHFGTSIELRSNYSGYYFEERNRRDYQEKKEQLLENEVLFEIVGNVFWGKDFTVADLAHQHSYAESTLRRFLLRIRPVLAEYELTLAFNPVNFLGEEVNIRKFFFDFYYSSEQTPYTIRPPEDLHTLVLNELSGKLGKYELGTGITISAFYYQLYIAMVRVHQNHLVSLPEWVKVSIYQEKDFQLLFSLQERIKQEYEIYLPKEEFAWIHLSIISKRTIHRVDQEQTFNQRFSHWKDLQFIVSDYLSDPFFEQWDTDTLGQFITSFFISRLMNEAVSPVLNKELEEIHWMVKKCDKQIYEAHKQFLLKHVRVLSFSAQYFEDIVVSFTAYMNLLFHYYQPIKKILFLLEGDYLMVQSIRMQARVLLGEYHKLLFMPLQELTPEHLNDAHVDLIVTNYRPYLLDYALDTDCVLMGSIPTAQDWARVKHQLNPLIDHETF
- a CDS encoding helix-turn-helix domain-containing protein, with amino-acid sequence MHILFDHLVMADKTKRWLLLLATLEEEEHVTAQTLAKQTGFGRRTIIEDIKAIKDYFGERIHLIGDEKGYHFSFLNPKEYYEKKQALLNEEKLFLFVDQLAAGKCLDNQQWMAYLDVSSASFQRMKRQLQTLLTTYYGIKIESKTNQLWGEEAGIRQFLYDFYFTLPLYPRFLSEHIQDLHQEKVAIQDGPWHLDQTLFNQWLKLAKQRVDQGHCLQEQVAHKQAQTTLIQALDQQVSVFLPGPEKAALFLLSLDESQFLNPLTQQAFTRTFSPASEYELPMHETEGLTYGFFETLLFLMEAFFQLPTLEAPEQVPYANSDKPSPLEVLMKRFLAEKKKYSQTIYVSYQLVGPRALTRWIKQEVETILKKSGLQVVEAAQMNPLGLVRHVQIVNQPQARNARETIELSYVPSKEKIDEVLSAFSESR
- a CDS encoding WxL domain-containing protein, producing MRKLMKKGLLILGTMIIVLHAFLLPVGIVYAETTDKKVGGQVQEEEQLELPSIKNYLEVEEEGNPRFSFPRSRLQGTVEESLKVTFVSDQEVSEARITLPKEAQLVKDQLQAGVTVINQEEESDEWVIQAERAQQTFVLPVVFKSEGNYDVSVEDVTATLEISEKKETETEDQSEMNQDSTVESNEAYNQETNMTEQSEEKEAPVEEAPQDQQTKEKEPFVSVSTWEEFQKAISNDDVQKIILENDIVRNAGAAGTINRNIEIDGQGWSINFANNTAGFTLGAVSVETTITLKNITITKPGTTAIFTGTAANSQRWTLNFENVHTGSGNVSGLVNAPNAKSGYIGGENTYRSTMNGRDDAVFRVNKFFARNGSKVSIDLQAKLAQISGVLPVVQITDEDTTVSINTTSTSSGRNGGVIRFDSNESLIEVNNGASLKIEAPQTSALLYDTATNSRILVDNGSKMELYSSRLDGNDATVRFYGAASRGSRFDIDNNSTVIIEAEEGAAPAVRFRADGQFFVKGNSKLQMYNGGNGSPNNSANQGIEFANDGGVFDLSGVGTEVNIVSDFGPAIGGNSSMEINVREGTSFTAIGRSSTESGAIFNGSISNITIDNPLFFDFKNTRPNGGNIYSVSASSIFDLKNSNFAAWTNGSNFDLEAEKYWNMIDFELTGSNFNTIRQTSDPESFNTSTFGPAGMTAYSRISANNARAVVDELRVPTNADKSIFGHVSIPEGSDYRSAFEGEVELEIEIERLTGEKETHRAVTKVDSIYGEADREGIFEVKLPELLNEGDRISVLSAFRGVGEVGVPSLPDDIKIDSVVVFPIIPPKPAEFPVNTIGKTATHVQGYVENKEVEITATHNGQIFDTSDVTVDNEGNFILDLSDLTLKEDDEIQVFLRDAEGSAEAAGVINPPETNNARGNINPAADLTFHDVTFEPATTLIIEDVGPFSPVDPLDPELEVDPENKPELPEDQGQLSIDFISAFNFGSQAISTRTKRYYAQPQRLLNPDGTVNEAEERPNYIQISDRRPEEERHGWQLAVTQNNQFTDLQENELRGARLSLTNQQLESVHGSDEPMLYNQDGVTFIPGEKTKLLTALDGQGAGTWIYRFGDGESASESVALEVPPTANPRASTYETTLTWELSVVPDN